A single Arcanobacterium canis DNA region contains:
- a CDS encoding ABC transporter ATP-binding protein — protein MSILEVQNLTKKYGKRTIIESLSFTLESQQTMAITGQSGSGKSTLLNMIGLLEEPTSGTIRIDGKDTPGINSSAATKLRRSVISYLFQSYALLESQTALQNVLLGMKYSPLPKKNHEAEARRVLKILGLGSVIDASVYTLSGGEQQRVAIARCMLKPGKIILADEPTGALDQHLAGVVLDELFVLCREFGKALVMVTHDPAIAQRCERQLRIGTN, from the coding sequence ATGTCAATCCTCGAAGTTCAGAACTTGACGAAAAAATACGGCAAGCGCACCATCATTGAATCGCTCAGCTTCACGCTTGAATCACAACAAACCATGGCGATCACAGGTCAATCCGGAAGCGGAAAATCAACGCTCCTCAACATGATTGGTTTACTTGAAGAACCGACGTCTGGAACGATTCGCATTGATGGGAAAGATACGCCAGGGATCAACTCGTCTGCCGCAACGAAGTTGAGGCGCTCCGTGATCAGCTACCTTTTCCAATCCTATGCGCTTTTGGAATCGCAAACTGCGCTCCAAAACGTTCTTCTCGGAATGAAGTATTCGCCGCTGCCGAAGAAAAACCATGAAGCGGAGGCGCGACGGGTACTCAAAATCCTCGGTTTGGGGAGCGTGATCGATGCTAGTGTTTACACCCTTTCGGGTGGAGAACAACAGCGCGTGGCAATTGCGCGGTGTATGCTTAAGCCAGGGAAAATTATTTTGGCAGACGAACCAACCGGCGCGCTTGATCAACATCTTGCGGGAGTTGTCCTTGACGAACTCTTTGTGCTGTGTCGAGAATTTGGTAAGGCGCTGGTGATGGTGACACACGATCCCGCAATTGCGCAGCGCTGCGAGCGCCAACTTCGAATCGGAACGAACTGA
- a CDS encoding alpha/beta fold hydrolase codes for MQTASFTLPGHTTFEHRLQVPLDWDGSLTPYASSAHFPKTITVFAREIVREGRENAPRLVYFQGGPGFPANRPAPIGGWINDVLDDYRLVLIDERGTGQSHALDQVTVPVVGDADAQAVYLACFRADSIIRDAEALRRELQGDEPWAALGQSFGGFCVTSYLSLAPEGLSAAMIVAGLVSTHRHADDVYRLTWASTDRRNAEFFERYPCDETTAWHVAEHLAAGAAAALESGDPHAAELLPTGEILTPGRFRMLGINLGRSYGLETLHGLLENPFVEVGGRTRLTQRFLTQVADHISYASCPMYWALHESIYAGPGLATRWSAQRIRTECEQFTLPELSAGGDGERELRARGLGFRFSGEHEFPWMAQTDPALRGLGAAVNALHERDDLPSLHREEVLAKNSVPAAAWMYEPDMFVPIEISRETAAQIRGLKQIEHPTFHHDALSTQSSDIISGLKAELADVWGKRA; via the coding sequence ATGCAAACCGCCTCTTTTACACTTCCAGGCCACACGACGTTTGAGCACCGCCTCCAGGTTCCCCTCGACTGGGACGGCTCCCTGACGCCGTATGCGTCCAGCGCACATTTCCCGAAAACGATCACTGTTTTTGCACGCGAAATCGTGCGCGAGGGACGCGAGAACGCGCCTCGTCTGGTGTACTTCCAGGGCGGCCCAGGTTTCCCTGCAAACCGGCCGGCGCCAATCGGTGGCTGGATCAACGACGTACTCGATGACTACCGCCTTGTCTTGATCGACGAGCGCGGCACCGGTCAGTCTCATGCGTTAGACCAAGTCACGGTGCCTGTGGTGGGCGACGCCGACGCGCAAGCCGTCTACCTTGCGTGTTTCCGCGCAGATTCGATCATTCGCGACGCCGAAGCGCTGCGTCGCGAACTCCAAGGCGACGAGCCGTGGGCCGCTCTGGGGCAAAGCTTTGGTGGTTTCTGTGTCACCTCATATCTTTCACTCGCGCCCGAAGGTCTGAGCGCAGCAATGATCGTCGCGGGTCTCGTTTCCACACATCGCCACGCCGACGATGTCTACCGTTTGACCTGGGCCTCTACTGATCGACGTAACGCCGAGTTTTTCGAACGTTACCCTTGCGACGAAACGACCGCGTGGCATGTTGCCGAACATCTCGCCGCTGGTGCAGCCGCAGCCCTTGAATCGGGCGATCCTCACGCGGCTGAGCTCCTCCCCACTGGCGAGATCCTCACGCCTGGGCGTTTCCGAATGCTTGGCATTAATCTTGGCCGCAGTTATGGTTTGGAAACTTTGCATGGCCTGCTCGAAAACCCGTTTGTGGAAGTCGGCGGGCGCACGCGTCTGACTCAACGTTTCCTCACACAGGTGGCCGATCATATTTCTTATGCCAGCTGCCCAATGTATTGGGCGCTCCACGAGTCGATCTATGCAGGTCCAGGACTCGCCACGCGTTGGTCGGCACAACGAATCCGCACCGAATGTGAACAATTCACACTTCCTGAGCTTTCCGCAGGCGGAGACGGCGAACGTGAACTTCGCGCCCGTGGCCTTGGTTTCCGTTTCTCGGGTGAGCACGAATTCCCCTGGATGGCGCAAACAGATCCTGCTTTGCGCGGGCTGGGAGCGGCCGTGAACGCACTCCACGAACGCGATGATTTACCCTCACTCCATCGTGAGGAGGTTCTGGCGAAGAACAGTGTTCCGGCAGCGGCGTGGATGTACGAACCAGATATGTTCGTGCCGATCGAAATTTCACGTGAAACGGCGGCACAGATCCGCGGGCTCAAGCAGATCGAGCATCCAACATTCCATCATGACGCACTCTCCACGCAGTCGTCGGATATTATCTCCGGCTTGAAAGCCGAACTGGCTGACGTCTGGGGCAAACGAGCCTGA